GCAAGTCCTTTTGCGCCAGCATCTACTACATTAGCATCACGTAACTTCTTTAAATACTTAGGAGTTTCTTCAACTATTTCAAAAGAATATTTAACAACGTAATCGAAGAAAATCAAAAAATCTTTCTCCACATGCATCGTTTCCTGTGTCTTTTCTGAAAGTCTTCTTATGAGCGTTAACATAGTTCCTTCAACAGGTTTCATAACAGCATTATACGCTTTTTCCTTAGCATTGTTAAAAGCTTTGATAAAATCCTGAGTATTTATCCTGCTTTTTTTTTCAAACACTTCAGTAATGCCTCTAAAAATCTGTGATAGTATTACTCCCGAATTTCCTCGAGCACCTAACAATAAGCCCTTTCTCAAAGCTTCCATCATTTCTTTCATATTGTTCTTATCTTCAACTTCATCCATCCATTTGCAAGCTTCCAGCATTCCTGCCAACATATTATTACCGGTATCACCATCTGGTACTGGAAAAACATTTAATGCATTAATTTCATCTTTGTTTTTAGACAATTCTTCAGTACCTTTTTTTAGAGCTATATATAAATCTTTAGCATTCAAATATCTTTTCATGAAAAAGCACCTTCTCTCAATACTTCAAGCCAGCTATATTTACATTCACCTTTATATTTCCAAAATTTATCATGGAACTGATTCTGTGATGAACATTTTCTTGAATATTCATAGCTACTTTTTTTATAGGAAGTCCATGTTCCAAGATCAAATAAAGATCTATTATCAAACCATTTTCACTTTCAGTAACATCAATTCCCTTATCTTCACTTCTTGCCCATAAGCTTGATAT
This is a stretch of genomic DNA from Petrotoga sp. 9PWA.NaAc.5.4. It encodes these proteins:
- a CDS encoding Asp23/Gls24 family envelope stress response protein encodes the protein MLIETELGTIDIKNEVIKDLVYKAVIESYGAVEMSGKQGFFDKISSLWARSEDKGIDVTESENGLIIDLYLILEHGLPIKKVAMNIQENVHHRISSMINFGNIKVNVNIAGLKY